aaatgtattgtaatcacaattaatatgttctaaggcagtacgtctagtaaaaattgcatttctatgtacgttgattcaagaatatgaaggaagtcaaatttcactatagaagaaggacaaaagaccaagcagaactaatccaaatcctaactaatttcatctatcttgaatcaaatagaaagacaaagccaacacaaaaagaaagtgttcataaaaatgttgaattttatatatgttaactaaaacagtctacacactttgttatatgtctgaaattgatttctgagactaaattttaaactaaataaactcatctttaacagaaaaagtttgaaaaatgcattgtaatcacaaataatatgttctaaggcaatacatctagtaaaaattgcatttctatgtacgttgattcaagaaaatatgaaggaagtcaaatatcacaatagaagaaggatgaaagacctagaagaactaatccaaatcctaacaaatttcatctatcttgaatcaaatagaaagacaaagccaacacaaaaagaaagagttcataaaaatgttgagttttatatacgttaactcaaaaaagtctacacacttcgttatacatctgaaattgatttctgagactaaataaactagataaactcatttttaacaaaaaagtatgaaaaatatattgtaatcgttctaagccattacgtctagaaaaaatagcatttctgtgtactttgattcaagaaaatatgaaggaagtcaaatttcacactattagaaggatgaaagaccagcaagaattaatccaaattctaacaaatttcatctatttgaatcaaattgaaagacaaagccaagacaaaaataaagaattgataaaaatgttgaattttttatacgttaactcaaaaagtctacgctcttcgttataagtcggaagttgatttctgagactaaattgtaaactagaaaaactcatctttaacagaaaaagtttgaaaaatgtattgtaatcacaattaatatgttctaaggaagtacgtctagtaaaaattgcctttctatgtatgttgattcaagaatatatgaaggaagtcaaatttcactatagaagaaggacgaaagaccaagcagaactaatccaaatcctaacaaatttcatctatcttgaatcaaatataaatacaaagccaacacaaaaagaaagtattcataaaaatgttgaattttatatacgttaactcaaaaaggctacacacttcgttataagccggaaattgaattctgacactatattgtaaactagataaactcatctttaacagaaaaagtttgaaaaatgtattgtaattacaattaatatgttctaaggcaatacgtctagtaaaaattgcatttctatgtacgttgattcaagaaaatatgaaggaagtcaaatatcacaatagaagaaggatgaaagaccaagaagaactaatccaaatcctaacaatttcatctatcttgaatcaaatagaaagacaaagccaacacaaaaagaaagagttcataaaaatgttgaatttatatatgttaactaaaaaagtctacacacttcgttatatgtctgaaattgattttctgagactaagttgtaaactagataaactcatctttaacagaaaaagtttgaaaaatgtattgtaatcacaaataatatgttctaaggcaatacgtctagtaaaaattgcatttctatgtacgttgattcaagaaatatgaaggaagtcaaatatctcaatagaagaaggatgaaagaccaagaagaactaatccaaatcctaacaaatttcatctatcttgaatcaaatagaaagacaaagccaacacaaaaagaaagagttcataaaaattttgagttttatatacgttaactcaaaaaagtctacacacttcgttatacatctgaaattgatttctgagactaaattgtaaactagataaactcatctttaacagaaaaagtatgaaaaatgtattgtaatcgcaattaatatgttgtaagccattacgtctagaaaaaatagcttttttgtgtacgttgattcaagaaaatatgaaggaaatcaaattacacactataagaaggatgaaagaccagcaagtactaatccaaattctaacaaatttcatctatttgaatcaaattgaaagacaaagccaagacaaaaataaagagttcataaaaatattgaattttttataggtttactcaaaaaagtctacactcttcgttataagtcggaagttgatttctgagactaaattgtaaactagaaaaactcatctttaacagaaaaagtttgaaaaatgtattgtaatcacaattaatatgttctaaggaagtacgtctagtaagaattgcatttcaatgtacgttgattcaataatatatgaatgaagtcaaatttcactataaaaGAAGGGCGAAAGATCAAGCagaactattccaaatcctaaaaaatttcatctatcttgaatcaaatagaaatacaaagccaacacaaaaagaaagagttcataaaaatgttgagttttatatatgttaattcaaaaaagtctacacacttcgttatacatctgaaattgatttctgagactaaattgtaaactagataaactcatctttaatagaaaaagtatgaaaaatgtattgtaatcacaattaatatgttctaatccattacgtctagaaaaattagcatttctgtgtacgttgattcaagaaaatatgaaggaagtcaaatttcacactataagaaggatgaaagaccagcaagtactaatccaaattctaacaaatttcatctatttgaatcaaattgaaagacaaagccaagacaaaaataaagagttcataaaaatgttgaattttttataccttaactcaaaaaagtctacactcttcgttataagtcggaagtttatttctgagactaaattgtaaactagataaactcatctttaacagaaacttttttaaaaatatattgtaatcacaattaatatgttctaaggcagtacgttgatccaagaaaatatgaaggaagtcaaatttcacaatagaagaaggataaaagcccaggcagaactaatcaaaattccaacaaatttcatctatttgaatcaaattgaaagacaaagccaataccaaaataaagagttcataaaaatgttagattttttatacgttaactcaaaaaagtctacactcttcgttataagtcggaagttgatttctgagactaaattgtaaactagataaactcatgtttcacagaaaaagtttgaaaaatgtattgttatcacaattaatatgttcaaaggcagtacgtctagtaaaaattgcatttccatgtacgttggttcaagaatatatgaaggaagtcaaatttcacaatagaagaaggatgaaagaccaagaagaactaatccaaatcttaacaaatttcatctatcttaaatcaaatagaaatacaaagccaacacaaaaagaaagagttcataaaaatgttgaattttatatatgttaactcaaaaaagtctacaaacttcggtataagtcggaaattgatttctgagactaaattgtaaactagataaactcatctttaacagaaaaagtttgaaaaatgtattgtaatcacaattaatatattctaagccattacgtctagtaaaaattgcatttttgtgtacgttgattcaagaaaatatgaaggaagtcaattttcacaatataagaaggatgaaagaccagccagaactaatccaaattgtaaaaaatttcatctatttaaattaaattgaaagacaaagccaatacaaaaataaagagttcataaaaatgttgaagttttatacgttaactcaaataagtctacactctttgttataagtcggaagttgatttccgagactaaattgtaaacaagataaactcatctttaacagaaaaagtttgaaaaatgtattgtaatcacaataaatatgttctaacgcattacgtctagtaaaaattgcatttctatgtacgttgattcaagaaaatatgaaggaaatcaaatttcacaatataagaaggatgaaagacaagccagaactaatccaaattctaacaaatttcatctatttgagtcaaacagaaatacaaagccaacacaaaaagaaagtattcataaaatgttgaattttatgtacgttaactcaaaaagtctacacacttcgttataattcggaaattgatttctgagactatattgtaaactagataacctcatctttaacagaaaaagtttgaaaaatgtattgatattacaattaatatgttctaaggaaatacgtctagtaaaaattgcacttctatatacgttgattcaagaaaatatgaaggaagtcaaatatcacaatagaagaaggatgaaagaccaagaagaactaatccaaatccttacaaatttcatctatcttgaatcaaatagaaagacaaatccaacacaaaaagaaagagttcataaaaatgttgagttttatatacgttaactcgaaaaagtctacacacttcgttatacatctgaaattaatttctgagactaaattgtaaactagataaactcatctttaacagaaaaagtatgaaaaatgtattgtaatcacaattaatatgttctaaggcagtacgtctagtaaaaattgcatttctatgtacgttgattcaagaatatatgaaggaagtcaaatttcactatagaagaaggacaaaagaccaagcagaactaatccaaatcctaactaatttcatctatcttgaatcaaatagaaagacaaagccaacacaaaaagaaagtgttcataaaaatgttgaattttatatatgttaactaaaacagtctacacactttgttatatgtctgaaattgatttctgagactaaattttaaactaaataaactcatctttaacagaaaaagtttgaaaaatgcattgtaatcacaaataatatgttctaaggcaatacatctagtaaaaattgcatttctatgtacgttgattcaagaaaatatgaaggaagtcaaatatcacaatagaagaaggatgaaagacctagaagaactaatccaaatcctaacaaatttcatctatcttgaatcaaatagaaagacaaagccaacacaaaaagaaagagttcataaaaatgttgagttttatatacgttaactcaaaaaagtctacacacttcgttatacatctgaaattgatttctgagactaaattataaactagataaacacatttttaacaaaaaaagtatgaaaaatatattgtaatcgttctaagccattacgtctagaaaaaatagcatttctgtgtactttgattcaagaaaatatgaaggaagtcaaatttcacactattagaaggatgaaagaccagcaagaattaatccaaattctaacaaatttcatctatttgaatcaaattgaaagacaaagccaagacaaaaataaagaattgataaaaatgttgaattttttatacgttaactcaaaaaagtctacgctcttcgttataagtcggaagttgatttctgagactaaattgtaaactagaaaaactcatctttaacagaaaaagtttgaaaaatgtattgtaatcacaattaatatgttctaaggaagtacgtctagtaaaaattgcatttctatgtatgttgattcaagaatatatgaaggaagtcaaattttactatAGAAGAAggccgaaagaccaagcagaactaatccaaatcctaacaaatttcatctatcttgaataaaatagaaatacaaagccaacacaaaaagaaagtattcataaaaatgttgaattttatatacgttaactcaaaaagtctacacacttcgttataagtcgaaaattgatttctgagactatattgtaaactagataaactcatctttaacaaaaaaaagtttgaaaaatgtattgtaattacaattaatatgttctaaggcaatacgtctagtaaaaattgcatttgtatgtacgtcgattcaagaatatatgaaggaagtcaaatttcactatacaagaaggacaaaagaccaagcagaactaatccaaatcctaacaaatttcatctatcttgaatcaaaaagaaagacaaagccaacacaaaaagaaagtgttcataaaaatgttgaattttatatatgttaactaaaaaagtctacacacttcgatatatgtctgaaattgatttctgagactaaattgtaaattagataaactcatctttaacagaaaaagtttgaaaaatgtattgtaatcacaaataatatgttctaaggcattacgtctagtaaaaattgcatttctatgtacgttgattcaagaaaatatgaaggaagtcaaatttcacaatagaagaaggatgaaagaccagccagaacaaatccaaattctaacaaatttcatctatttgaatcaaattgaaagacaaagccaatacaaaaataaagagttcataaaaatgttgaagttttatacttttttttttttttgataagtcaaaaattgtattgataagaaaagagatatttacaacatagaaattgagaaaagaggtcacagcaatcccaaaaactcaaaaactatttaaaacgaaTATAAGAAACATTAGGATACTCAATTAAGTTTAACAAAAGAGGACGCCCAACAAAATTGAGTCTTACTCCAGAATCCAAAAAACAACCCGTCTTTGCCATtttatcagctgcaaaatttgcttcaCGAAACGTATGCACCAATTGAATATAATCAAACTTGAATTTAGCTTCATACCATCTATGTCTTGCAAACCATGGTATATTATCCCCTTCCAAAGCAGTTATAACACTCATAGAATCAGTTCTTACAAGCACATCTCTGTAATCCCATTGAACTTCCCAATCTAAGCCAATTAAAATGCTATATAATTCCGCCAAAAAATTAGAAATAACACCAAGGCCAACACACATTGCTCCCACCACTTCACAAGCTGAATTCTTAGCCACCACTCCAGCTCCGGCCACCCCTGGGTTACCTCTAAAAGCTCCATCACAGCACAACAAGAGTTGATTTTGCATTGGAGGCTGCCAAAGACACTCAACAGGTTCCAACATCTTCACCTTACGGCATTTAACCCTGAAAAAATCCAATATCTCCAGATCTTCAACCCTGTTAAGCATACACCCCTTCATTCTATCTGAGTATTCATGAATGAAATTAAACACACGCTTCTTGAAGAAATTCCAGCAAGGCTTCTTCTTCTCATAAACCATCTTATTCCTTTGAAACCACAGTTCTGAATGCACCACCAGATTAGAGACAAGCCACAGATCTTTAACCATTCTTCTACAACCTTTTGCTTGTTTATTAGAAGCAATCAAGTTATAACAAGATTTAAGATGAAAAATACCTTCCAACCACTGCCAAGCACGTTTAGCAGCACTACAGCTCCAGAGAATATGCTCcaaagactcctcctcaatctgacacacactgcaCCGAGATGGGAGAGCAATCTTGAATCTACTCTTAACTTTGTCCAGATTTGCACAACCTCCCCTAACAAATTTCCAATTCTGATCTGCTAAAGCCGGGTGCACCACCCTCCACAACAGATTTTCTTCAAGAAGCAAAGGATACTTGCTGCGCACCAAATCCCTTGCAGACCTGACAGAAAACATTCCCTCAAGATCTGGCATCCAAATCTTCTCATCACTGCCCATATGCCTTCTCGGTAAATTCTCCCTAGCCACACCAGCACTTGAAAGATCACGCATATGCTCTCCCTCCAAATGCCATTGATTCTGCACTATGATATCACTAACTCTCGCACGTCTGTCAAGGTCATTTCTCTGCAAGACCTCAGCCAAAGTTACAGaaccataccaaacatcaaaaaaTAAAGAAGTTTCCCTACCATCACCTATTAAGGATTTAGTATTGCGCATAACTTCAGTGTGCACCCATCGAATCCCCGGCAAAATTGAAGATTTAACTCCCGCCATCTTCAGACGACCATCTCTACAAGTGTATTTCGACTCCAGAAATCTAGCCCAATTCTTCTTAGATGTTTTAATATTCCACCACAACTTCATGATCAGAGCCTTGTTCATACTACTCAAGCTAGTCAGCCCAAGACCCCCTTCCTTCACCGGACTACAAATCTTGTCATATCCCACCACAAAAGCTTTAGCCAAGTCAGAATCTCCCGACCAAATAAAATTACGAATAACACGTTCACTTTGCTTGACAAATTTAACAGGCCACCtatacacagccatgttatgaatggcATAGCTTGCAAGGACAGATTTAATAAGCACTACACGATCCTGAAAGGAAAGCATTTTACCTTTATACACCGAGAGCTGATCTTTCAACTTATCCACCACATACTAATATGACTATATTTCACCCTACcaggcatcaccttaactcccaaatatctatccgGAAAGAAAGTAACCCCCATGCCTAAGAAATTAGCAATAGCCTGCCTCCTATGCAACGTCCCACctccaaaataaattttgctcttctccctacaaaccctttAACCAGACGCATGTTGATAAACCTTAAGCAACTTCAACAAGTTTGTCATACTCTTCTGATtccccttgcaaaaaatcataatatcatcagcaaaaaaaaaaatgagttggagcaataccattaTGCTTCACCATATGAGTCATACACTTATTTTGAAAGAGTTTGGTAATGTTCCtactaagaacatcctcaatcaaaacaaaaataagaggagaaagaggatccCC
Above is a genomic segment from Papaver somniferum cultivar HN1 chromosome 10, ASM357369v1, whole genome shotgun sequence containing:
- the LOC113316042 gene encoding uncharacterized protein LOC113316042, whose protein sequence is MRVLYWNVNGVSKVEAGLKLRELVREFRPVIICIAEPKIPYADGVMLRLNLDGFVKKAIHNSSSSSIGNIWILWSEDIEETVVINGTRQAVTVKTEGVFVSCVHASYIQVFRRRLWCQLAAVDTTTPWLVIGDFNCVLRNEEKKGGREVISSSINEFSDWMEDNGLFEADSLGSKFTWTNGQLGGRRIVSKMDRAIINEPWLNKPKRAPFRIQKMCFTHSDFMRMVEASWSSPVYGNPDFVFPFKLKRLKVAMKLWNQQVFGNVNARIRQAQLRFEVASRNYDEDPFDTFKQNEMKYALVLVNEARMQQHIMLKQKSRNKWILEGSSNSSYFHSSIKTRRSSNTISELVNEEGCIIKEPDQLRDYVVSYYENKFNGVDEPIEDSLFEYEHNSISHEERLMLDSIPSLDEIKGAVFDLNADSAPGPDGFSGCFYRHRWDLVHEDLEKAIIYCWSSKVIPNWAISSLILLLAKVRGADSLKKYRPIGLSNFFFKIFTKILATRLGKVLYKLVSEEQVAFMKGRSIHENISLASELVNELHIKRKDGNLGLKLDISQDFDTVSWHFVLEVFRRVCREKSKIYFGGGTLHRRQAIANFLGMGVTFFPDRYLGVKDRVVLIKSVLASYAIHNMAVYRWPVKFVKQSERVIRNFIWSGDSDLAKAFVVGYDKICSPVKEGGLGLTSLSSMNKALIMKLWWNIKTSKKNWARFLESKYTCRDGRLKMAGVKSSILPGIRWVHTEVMRNTKSLIGDGRETSLFFDVWYGSVTLAEVLQRNDLDRRARVSDIIVQNQWHLEGEHMRDLSSAGVARENLPRRHMGSDEKIWMPDLEGMFSVRSARDLVRSKYPLLLEENLLWRVVHPALADQNWKFVRGGCANLDKVKSRFKIALPSRCSVCQIEEESLEHILWSCSAAKRAWQWLEGIFHLKSCYNLIASNKQAKGCRRMVKDLWLVSNLVVHSELWFQRNKMVYEKKKPCWNFFKKRVFNFIHEYSDRMKGCMLNRVEDLEILDFFRVKCRKVKMLEPVECLWQPPMQNQLLLCCDGAFRGNPGVAGAGVVAKNSACEVVGAMCVGLGVISNFLAELYSILIGLDWEVQWDYRDVLVRTDSMSVITALEGDNIPWFARHRWYEAKFKFDYIQLVHTFREANFAADKMAKTGCFLDSGVRLNFVGRPLLLNLIEYPNVSYIRFK